From a region of the Zingiber officinale cultivar Zhangliang chromosome 4B, Zo_v1.1, whole genome shotgun sequence genome:
- the LOC121977949 gene encoding uncharacterized protein LOC121977949: protein MNRCAMQQTNAFAACEEIRGTFAVAERRPPVFCPKPQRLSPFSAVADPVRPLRWHSSYQMDFSDSKAGADLLDIFQSKGGDQNQVASSPPFFCGSPPSRAANPVVHDARFGDDRPPAPFGPSPLTQSNPPMPPNHGFALAKFGLVPAAIRIEGFDCLDRSRQRSCSSITAVA from the exons ATGAATCGCTGCGCGATGCAACAGACGAACGCCTTCGCCGCCTGCGAAGAGATTAGGGGCACCTTCGCCGTCGCCGAGCGGAGGCCGCCGGTCTTTTGCCCCAAGCCCCAGCGGCTGAGCCCGTTCTCTGCCGTCGCGGATCCTGTGAGACCTCTTCGGTGGCACTCGAG TTATCAGATGGACTTCTCCGATTCGAAGGCTGGGGCAGATCTCCTTGACATATTTCAATCGAAG GGCGGAGACCAGAATCAAGTAGCTTCCTCGCCACCCTTCTTCTGCGGCTCTCCGCCGAGCCGAGCGGCGAACCCGGTCGTCCACGACGCCCGTTTCGGCGACGACCGCCCGCCGGCACCCTTCGGCCCCTCACCTCTAACCCAATCCAACCCGCCGATGCCCCCCAACCACGGCTTCGCTCTCGCCAAGTTCGGCTTGGTCCCTGCAGCAATCCGCATCGAGGGCTTCGACTGCCTCGACCGAAGCCGCCAGAGGAGCTGCAGCAGCATCACCGCAGTGGCCTAA